In Mytilus galloprovincialis chromosome 1, xbMytGall1.hap1.1, whole genome shotgun sequence, the following are encoded in one genomic region:
- the LOC143079395 gene encoding uncharacterized protein LOC143079395, whose amino-acid sequence MTEEAGTATGKSKENAVLKDGSLAVLARVVGVKQLKGLMLAMYLNIPNTSIINLINEQCPETGLSDANDKVMIETTQKCLLYWKQIRSNSKDKDKLKELKTALEKLGEEDIRKVIEDKAADNLELTADAFSE is encoded by the coding sequence CGGGAACTGCAACTGGAAAGAGCAAGGAAAATGCTGTATTGAAAGATGGAAGTCTGGCTGTATTGGCGAGAGTCGTCGGTGTCAAACAACTTAAAGGATTAATGTTGGCCATGTACTTAAATATACCGAACACATCTATTATTAATTTGATTAATGAACAATGCCCAGAAACCGGATTATCAGATGCAAATGACAAAGTGATGATTGAAACAACACAGAAATGTTTGTTGTATTGGAAACAAATTCGATCAAATTCAAAAGACAAGGATAAACTTAAGGAACTTAAAACAGCTTTGGAAAAGTTAGGAGAGGAAGACATCAGAAAGGTTATCGAGGATAAAGCAGCTGACAATTTAGAATTAACAGCCGACGCTTTTTCAGAGTGA